One Staphylococcus ratti DNA segment encodes these proteins:
- a CDS encoding antibiotic biosynthesis monooxygenase, producing the protein MFMAENCLKLKKGSSEKIAKRFQKRQGIESINGFKDMLVTITNQTEDYDEVKILTIWEAESAFKDWLNSDVFKEAHQNVKRSNEDEESPILNNKVSTYTIAYKYVQ; encoded by the coding sequence ATGTTTATGGCAGAAAATTGTTTGAAATTAAAAAAAGGAAGTTCAGAAAAAATTGCGAAACGTTTTCAGAAAAGACAAGGTATTGAAAGTATTAACGGATTTAAAGATATGCTCGTTACGATAACGAATCAAACTGAGGATTACGATGAAGTTAAAATACTTACAATTTGGGAGGCAGAATCGGCTTTTAAAGATTGGCTAAATTCCGATGTTTTTAAAGAAGCGCATCAAAATGTGAAACGAAGTAATGAAGATGAAGAGAGTCCAATACTTAACAACAAAGTTTCAACGTATACGATCGCTTACAAATATGTACAGTAG
- a CDS encoding DUF523 domain-containing protein, which translates to MILISACLAGENVRYDGGNTFNLELKKLVDSGLAQTICPEILGGLSIPREPVEIVGGDGHDVLNHKAKIIDIKGNDVTQDYLKGAALALKTCKALNCTTLILKSNSPTCGSTTIYSGEFNGNKKSGVGLFTAMLARHNIKVYDENNFPISSITLNE; encoded by the coding sequence ATGATTTTAATTAGCGCGTGTTTAGCTGGAGAAAATGTACGTTATGACGGTGGTAATACCTTTAATTTAGAATTAAAAAAACTCGTGGATAGTGGTTTAGCTCAAACGATATGCCCAGAAATTTTAGGTGGTCTTTCTATTCCACGAGAACCTGTAGAAATCGTCGGCGGAGATGGCCATGATGTTTTAAATCATAAAGCTAAAATTATAGACATTAAAGGCAACGATGTTACTCAAGACTATTTGAAAGGTGCTGCATTAGCTCTAAAAACTTGTAAAGCACTGAATTGTACTACTTTAATATTGAAGTCAAACAGCCCTACATGCGGATCGACCACCATCTACTCAGGAGAATTCAATGGGAACAAAAAAAGTGGCGTCGGTCTATTTACAGCAATGTTAGCGCGTCATAACATTAAAGTTTATGATGAAAACAATTTCCCAATATCCAGCATCACTTTAAATGAATAG
- a CDS encoding CsbD family protein gives MNNEGNQEQAKGNLKETAGNFLGDKDLEKEGQQDKASGKVKEMADNAKEKVNDFVDKMKK, from the coding sequence ATGAATAACGAAGGTAATCAAGAACAAGCAAAAGGTAACTTAAAAGAAACAGCAGGCAATTTCTTAGGCGATAAAGATTTAGAAAAAGAAGGTCAACAAGATAAAGCTTCAGGTAAAGTGAAAGAAATGGCTGATAACGCTAAAGAAAAAGTAAATGACTTTGTAGATAAAATGAAAAAATAA
- a CDS encoding DUF4440 domain-containing protein — protein MIEYEWLHLKKENRKHNKVQDILHPDFKEIGKSGKVYNKHDISHSKLDTDKYEIKDFEAQTLAKGCILCTYTLFNVSRNTITKRSSIWKYYEGDWKLLFHQGTEIR, from the coding sequence ATGATTGAATATGAATGGCTACATTTAAAAAAAGAGAATAGAAAGCACAATAAAGTCCAAGATATTTTACATCCAGATTTTAAAGAAATTGGTAAATCTGGAAAAGTATATAATAAACATGATATTAGCCATTCCAAGCTAGATACAGATAAATATGAAATCAAGGATTTTGAAGCGCAAACCTTAGCAAAAGGTTGTATATTATGTACGTATACTTTATTTAATGTATCAAGAAACACAATAACAAAGCGTAGTTCTATCTGGAAATATTATGAAGGGGATTGGAAGTTACTGTTTCATCAAGGTACAGAAATAAGATAG
- a CDS encoding DsbA family protein, which translates to MYGDYKCPYCKKLETDIMPKLKKEYIDSGKVKYTYVNMAFLGEDSIKGSRAGHAVKDIAPNQFLEFQKMIFDNQPNHENTWLTESLIDKQIDKLDITDEKALKIKKEYRTKNSQSWKNAKEDQKESKKKRIQEAPTVYINDKKIKNPYDYQEYKEHLR; encoded by the coding sequence ATATATGGTGATTATAAATGTCCTTATTGTAAAAAATTAGAGACTGATATTATGCCAAAACTAAAGAAGGAATATATAGATTCAGGTAAAGTTAAATATACATATGTAAATATGGCTTTTTTAGGTGAAGATTCAATAAAAGGATCTAGGGCAGGTCATGCTGTTAAAGATATTGCCCCCAATCAATTTTTAGAATTCCAAAAAATGATTTTTGATAATCAACCTAATCATGAAAACACATGGCTTACAGAAAGCCTAATTGATAAACAAATTGACAAACTTGATATTACTGATGAGAAAGCTTTAAAAATCAAAAAAGAATATAGAACAAAAAATAGCCAATCATGGAAAAACGCTAAAGAAGATCAAAAAGAATCTAAGAAAAAAAGAATACAAGAAGCACCCACTGTTTATATTAATGATAAAAAAATTAAAAATCCTTATGATTATCAAGAATATAAAGAACATTTAAGATAG
- the abc-f gene encoding ribosomal protection-like ABC-F family protein — MNILNASNVSKSYLEDILFDNIKLSLNNRQTIGLVGRNGEGKTTLLKLLAGLETPSKGVISWKKNVKIGYLSQVPDYEKSENVYQCLKSVFQELNMISKHLESIEEKMTEEIENMDGLMSRYGELQVYYEENGGYEIDAKIRKVAHGLNIAHLLESEWGDLSGGERTKVGIAQILIKPTDLLLLDEPTNHLDFKSIEWLSNYIENYEGAVVIVSHDRYFLDETVNQIIDIDQKTLHFYNGNYSHFVDEREKRLLVEFESYKTQQKKIKKMKESIKQLRTWASQANPPNAAMYRRAKSMEKALNRIQRLEKPNVDAPKMKLELEEGKRVSNKVIEIEGVSKRYNQLLFKNVNMLVRRGEHVAVIGDNGIGKSTLLKMILGFVSVDEGIIKTADNLKIGYLSQHEFENGNNDTLLNVFRERVEVSEGEARHILANFMFYGKDVFKKVDDLSGGEKIRLRWAQIVNSDYNLLVLDEPTNHLDIDAKETIEEALLDYEGTIITVSHDRYFLNKLFNTTYLLKDKTLVKFEGNYNYVKAKTKL; from the coding sequence TTGAATATATTAAATGCTTCGAATGTTTCTAAAAGCTATTTAGAAGACATATTATTCGATAATATTAAGTTATCTCTTAACAATAGACAAACTATAGGATTAGTAGGGCGTAACGGGGAAGGAAAAACAACTTTATTGAAGTTACTAGCTGGGCTAGAAACACCTTCTAAAGGTGTTATTAGTTGGAAGAAAAATGTGAAGATAGGTTATTTAAGCCAAGTCCCTGATTATGAAAAAAGCGAAAACGTATATCAATGTTTAAAATCTGTATTTCAAGAGTTAAACATGATATCAAAGCATCTTGAATCTATAGAAGAAAAAATGACCGAAGAAATAGAAAATATGGATGGTTTAATGTCTCGTTATGGAGAATTGCAAGTATATTATGAGGAAAATGGCGGTTACGAAATAGATGCTAAAATACGTAAGGTTGCTCATGGTTTAAATATTGCTCATTTGCTTGAATCCGAATGGGGAGATTTATCAGGAGGAGAACGTACAAAAGTTGGAATTGCACAAATTTTAATTAAGCCTACAGATTTGCTACTTTTAGATGAACCGACAAACCATCTTGATTTTAAATCCATAGAATGGTTGAGCAACTATATAGAAAATTATGAAGGCGCTGTTGTAATTGTTTCACATGATCGTTATTTTTTAGATGAAACAGTAAACCAAATTATAGACATAGATCAAAAGACACTACATTTTTATAATGGAAATTATTCACATTTTGTTGACGAAAGAGAAAAGAGATTATTGGTAGAATTTGAATCTTATAAAACACAGCAAAAGAAAATTAAAAAAATGAAGGAGTCTATTAAACAATTAAGAACATGGGCTAGCCAAGCTAATCCTCCAAACGCAGCAATGTATCGTAGGGCTAAAAGTATGGAAAAAGCTTTGAATCGTATTCAACGCTTAGAAAAACCGAATGTAGATGCTCCTAAAATGAAGCTAGAACTTGAAGAAGGCAAACGAGTCTCTAATAAGGTTATTGAAATAGAAGGTGTGTCTAAAAGGTACAACCAATTATTATTTAAAAATGTCAATATGTTGGTAAGAAGAGGCGAGCATGTAGCTGTCATAGGAGACAATGGGATTGGAAAATCAACATTGTTAAAAATGATTTTAGGGTTTGTTTCTGTAGATGAAGGTATAATTAAAACTGCAGATAATTTAAAAATTGGTTATCTTTCACAACATGAATTTGAAAATGGCAACAATGACACTTTATTAAATGTATTTCGGGAAAGAGTGGAAGTATCAGAAGGAGAGGCACGTCATATTTTAGCTAATTTTATGTTTTATGGAAAGGATGTATTCAAAAAAGTGGATGATTTGAGTGGAGGAGAAAAAATCAGGTTAAGATGGGCACAAATTGTAAATTCTGATTATAATTTGCTCGTTTTAGATGAGCCGACAAATCATTTAGATATTGATGCGAAAGAAACGATAGAAGAAGCTTTGTTAGATTATGAAGGGACTATAATTACAGTTTCACATGATAGATATTTTCTTAATAAGTTATTTAATACAACGTACTTATTAAAAGATAAAACCTTAGTGAAATTCGAAGGTAACTATAATTATGTTAAAGCAAAAACTAAACTATAA
- a CDS encoding YjdF family protein translates to MKLSIYHDGQFFIGIVEFKESKQSKFIKHTFGKEPGYDEILWFVDKQLLASLDGTKTTVAMKKDKKRINPKRLQRLVSREQKQFKHLSKAHAAIKEEQELNKKQRKVKSKVERDALKEKKRRMKRQKFKEKHKGH, encoded by the coding sequence ATGAAACTATCTATATATCACGACGGTCAGTTTTTTATTGGTATAGTAGAGTTTAAAGAGTCTAAGCAGTCTAAATTTATAAAGCACACTTTTGGAAAAGAACCTGGTTATGATGAAATATTATGGTTTGTTGATAAACAGTTGCTGGCAAGTTTAGACGGAACGAAAACGACTGTCGCTATGAAAAAAGATAAAAAAAGAATCAATCCTAAACGTCTTCAAAGGCTTGTCTCTAGAGAACAAAAACAATTTAAACATTTGTCTAAAGCACATGCTGCCATCAAAGAAGAACAGGAATTAAACAAGAAACAACGTAAAGTTAAAAGTAAGGTTGAACGAGATGCGCTTAAAGAGAAGAAAAGAAGGATGAAAAGGCAAAAATTCAAAGAGAAACATAAAGGACATTAG
- a CDS encoding DUF3885 domain-containing protein — protein sequence MNSNINVTKISDLNFFEMDSAFHLDLSEREHPFLEDRDSFNKIYFTKVHNNAIQILEDLFSISDTIDIVFVNYLYGDTYRKTRLKEKFSYFTKDELPRFKKYTNGDGVQCYELAYKNKSLKDINYKKLVRAICNQDFKGLSPSINQGVDYIEVYLINKTKNILYHLYDDRGLWLYFVNKELYLRYFQKYSDLAFDISDESD from the coding sequence ATGAATAGTAATATTAATGTTACGAAAATAAGTGATTTGAATTTCTTTGAAATGGATAGTGCGTTTCATTTAGATTTAAGTGAAAGAGAGCATCCTTTTTTAGAAGATCGTGATAGCTTTAATAAAATCTATTTTACTAAAGTACACAACAATGCAATTCAAATTTTAGAAGACTTATTCTCGATTAGTGATACTATTGACATCGTTTTTGTTAATTATTTGTATGGAGATACATACAGAAAAACTAGATTGAAAGAAAAGTTTAGTTATTTCACTAAAGATGAACTGCCACGTTTCAAAAAATATACTAACGGTGATGGGGTTCAGTGCTATGAATTAGCGTATAAAAATAAGAGTTTGAAGGATATAAATTATAAAAAGTTAGTAAGAGCTATTTGTAATCAAGATTTTAAAGGTTTATCACCTAGCATTAACCAAGGCGTTGATTATATAGAGGTGTATCTAATCAATAAAACAAAAAACATTTTATACCATCTATATGATGATAGAGGTTTATGGCTATATTTTGTAAATAAAGAGTTATATTTACGTTATTTTCAAAAGTATAGCGACCTAGCATTTGATATAAGTGATGAATCAGATTAA
- a CDS encoding DUF443 domain-containing protein — MLCESKHINKNPKYRIIKYNNEYLMVELVSTWIAYFFPMINWFIPKKYAKISENEFESLKIVKQANNNIFWSITGVAVLLATVTRKYIYLLDVHLEKEIAIVICCIILLGVLICFFKLNKKLKLNIFDENKDDNEKIILIPTFKNICLSLFSYIFFGGFSTMALSMLVTSPTQNIIGFLALIVMTASFFLLNMSSILDKNIHVILKTNEVKK, encoded by the coding sequence TTGCTTTGTGAATCTAAACACATTAATAAAAATCCTAAATATCGTATTATTAAATATAATAATGAATATTTAATGGTCGAATTAGTAAGTACTTGGATTGCTTACTTTTTTCCCATGATTAATTGGTTTATTCCTAAAAAGTACGCAAAAATTAGCGAAAATGAATTTGAAAGTTTAAAAATTGTCAAACAGGCTAATAATAATATTTTTTGGTCTATTACAGGGGTTGCAGTGTTATTAGCAACCGTAACAAGAAAATATATATATTTGCTCGATGTTCATTTAGAAAAAGAAATAGCAATAGTAATATGCTGTATAATACTTCTAGGCGTTTTAATATGTTTTTTCAAACTGAACAAAAAATTGAAGTTAAATATTTTTGATGAAAATAAAGATGATAACGAAAAAATCATATTAATACCTACATTTAAAAATATTTGTTTATCCTTATTTTCTTATATATTTTTTGGTGGATTTTCAACAATGGCTTTGAGTATGTTAGTAACTTCACCTACCCAAAATATAATAGGATTCCTTGCTTTAATTGTTATGACTGCAAGTTTCTTTTTATTAAACATGTCTTCGATTCTAGATAAAAACATCCATGTTATATTAAAAACAAATGAGGTGAAAAAATGA
- the guaA gene encoding glutamine-hydrolyzing GMP synthase has product MEMAKEQELILVLDFGSQYNQLITRRIREMGVYSELHDHEISIEEIKKMNPKGIILSGGPNSVYAEDAFTIDTEIYNLGIPVLGICYGMQLTTKLLGGKVERANEREYGKATINAKSDELFFGLPEEQTVWMSHSDKVIEIPEGFEVIADSPSTQYAAIEDKSRRIYGVQFHPEVRHTEYGNDLLRNFVRRVCNCTGEWTMENFIEIEVEKIREKVGDRRVLCAMSGGVDSSVVAVLLHKAIGDQLTCIFVDHGLLRKGEGDMVMEQFGEGFNMNIIRVNAQERFMSKLAGVSDPEQKRKIIGNEFVYVFDDEASKLKGVDFLAQGTLYTDVIESGTKTAQTIKSHHNVGGLPEDMEFELIEPINTLFKDEVRALGIELGIPEHLVWRQPFPGPGLGIRVLGEITEEKLEIVRESDAILRQVIREEGLERDIWQYFTVLPDIRSVGVMGDYRTYDYTVGVRAVTSIDGMTSDFARIDWEVLQKISTRIVNEVDHVNRVVYDITSKPPSTIEWE; this is encoded by the coding sequence ATGGAAATGGCAAAAGAACAAGAGTTAATTCTTGTCTTAGACTTTGGTAGTCAGTATAACCAACTGATTACACGTCGTATTCGTGAAATGGGCGTGTATAGTGAATTACATGACCATGAAATTTCAATTGAAGAAATTAAAAAAATGAATCCAAAAGGTATCATTTTATCAGGTGGACCGAACTCTGTTTATGCAGAAGATGCGTTCACAATTGATACAGAAATTTATAACTTAGGTATTCCTGTATTAGGTATTTGTTACGGTATGCAATTAACAACAAAATTATTAGGTGGTAAAGTTGAGCGCGCAAACGAACGTGAATACGGAAAAGCGACAATCAACGCAAAATCTGACGAATTATTCTTTGGTTTACCTGAAGAACAAACGGTTTGGATGAGCCACTCTGATAAAGTTATTGAAATTCCTGAAGGCTTCGAAGTTATCGCAGATAGCCCAAGTACACAATATGCGGCAATTGAAGACAAATCACGTCGCATTTACGGTGTACAATTCCACCCAGAAGTTCGCCATACAGAGTACGGTAATGATTTATTACGTAACTTTGTGCGCCGTGTATGTAACTGTACAGGTGAATGGACAATGGAAAACTTCATCGAAATCGAAGTTGAAAAAATCCGTGAAAAAGTAGGCGATCGTCGCGTATTATGTGCAATGAGCGGTGGCGTAGACTCTTCAGTAGTTGCGGTATTATTGCATAAAGCGATTGGCGACCAACTAACATGTATCTTCGTTGACCACGGTCTTTTACGTAAAGGCGAAGGCGACATGGTAATGGAACAATTCGGTGAAGGATTTAACATGAACATCATTCGCGTCAATGCGCAAGAACGTTTCATGTCTAAACTTGCAGGTGTTTCTGATCCTGAACAAAAACGTAAAATCATTGGTAACGAATTTGTTTATGTTTTTGATGATGAAGCGTCTAAATTGAAAGGTGTCGACTTCTTAGCACAAGGCACACTTTATACAGATGTGATTGAATCAGGTACAAAAACTGCACAAACAATCAAATCTCACCATAACGTAGGCGGTTTACCAGAAGATATGGAATTCGAATTGATTGAACCAATCAACACGTTATTCAAAGATGAAGTACGCGCACTAGGTATCGAACTAGGAATTCCAGAACACCTCGTTTGGAGACAACCTTTCCCAGGACCAGGATTAGGTATCCGTGTCCTAGGAGAAATTACCGAAGAAAAACTCGAAATCGTACGAGAATCAGACGCGATTTTACGCCAAGTGATTCGTGAAGAAGGCTTAGAACGTGACATTTGGCAATACTTCACAGTCTTACCAGACATTCGTTCAGTAGGCGTGATGGGCGACTATCGTACGTATGACTATACAGTAGGTGTACGTGCCGTGACATCTATCGATGGTATGACAAGTGATTTCGCACGTATCGATTGGGAAGTATTACAAAAAATCTCAACACGTATCGTAAACGAAGTAGATCACGTGAACCGTGTTGTGTATGATATTACATCAAAACCACCAAGCACAATCGAGTGGGAATAA
- the guaB gene encoding IMP dehydrogenase: MWENKFVKEALTFDDVLLIPAESNVLPKEVDLSVKLSDRIQLNIPVVSAGMDTVTESKMAIAMARQGGLGVIHKNMSIERQADEVQKVKRSENGVITDPFYLTPEESVYEAEALMGKYRISGVPIVDNRESRKLVGILTNRDLRFIEDFSIKISDVMTKEDLVTAPVGTTLEEAEKILQDHKIEKLPLVEDGILQGLITIKDIEKVNEYPYAAKDSHGRLIVAAAIGIAKDTGIRAEKLVEAGVDALVIDTAHGHSQGVINQVKEIKAQYPEVTVIAGNVATAVATKALFEAGADVVKVGIGPGSICTTRVVAGVGVPQITAIYDCATEAKNHGKTIIADGGIKFSGDIVKALAAGGHAVMLGSLLAGTEESPGLVEMFQGRQYKVYRGMGSLGAMESGSNDRYFQEDKAPKKYVPEGVEGRIDYKGPLQDTIYQLIGGVKSGMGYTGSKDLATLREEAQFTKMSAAGLAESHPHDVQITKESPNYSF, from the coding sequence ATGTGGGAAAACAAGTTTGTTAAAGAAGCACTAACTTTTGATGATGTATTACTTATTCCAGCAGAATCAAATGTCTTACCGAAAGAAGTAGATTTAAGCGTAAAACTTTCAGATCGTATTCAGTTAAATATCCCAGTAGTATCAGCGGGAATGGATACAGTAACAGAATCAAAAATGGCCATTGCGATGGCGCGCCAAGGTGGATTAGGTGTTATTCATAAAAATATGAGTATCGAACGTCAAGCGGACGAAGTACAAAAAGTAAAACGCTCTGAAAATGGCGTTATTACAGATCCATTTTATTTAACACCGGAAGAAAGTGTGTATGAAGCAGAAGCTTTAATGGGCAAATACCGCATTTCTGGTGTACCTATTGTAGATAATAGAGAATCACGCAAACTTGTCGGTATTTTAACAAATCGTGATTTAAGATTTATTGAAGACTTCTCAATTAAAATTTCAGATGTAATGACTAAAGAAGATTTAGTCACTGCACCTGTAGGTACAACACTTGAAGAAGCTGAAAAGATTTTACAAGACCACAAAATTGAAAAACTTCCATTAGTAGAAGATGGCATTTTACAAGGCCTCATTACAATTAAAGATATTGAAAAAGTGAACGAGTATCCATACGCTGCTAAAGACAGCCACGGTCGTTTAATCGTAGCTGCTGCAATTGGTATCGCAAAAGATACAGGCATTCGTGCAGAAAAACTTGTTGAAGCAGGCGTAGATGCGCTAGTTATTGATACAGCACACGGCCATTCACAAGGTGTAATCAACCAAGTGAAAGAAATTAAAGCGCAATATCCTGAAGTAACAGTAATCGCTGGGAACGTGGCAACTGCAGTCGCAACAAAAGCGTTATTTGAAGCGGGCGCAGACGTGGTAAAAGTAGGTATCGGACCAGGTTCGATTTGTACAACACGTGTTGTTGCAGGTGTAGGTGTACCTCAAATTACTGCAATTTACGACTGTGCTACAGAAGCGAAAAACCATGGCAAAACAATTATTGCTGACGGTGGTATTAAATTCTCAGGAGATATTGTTAAAGCACTTGCGGCTGGTGGCCATGCTGTAATGCTCGGAAGCTTACTTGCAGGTACAGAAGAAAGCCCAGGCTTAGTGGAAATGTTCCAAGGACGTCAATACAAAGTGTACCGCGGTATGGGTTCTTTAGGTGCAATGGAGAGTGGTTCAAACGACCGTTACTTCCAAGAAGACAAAGCGCCTAAGAAATACGTGCCAGAAGGTGTTGAAGGCCGTATTGACTATAAAGGTCCATTACAAGACACAATTTATCAATTAATCGGTGGTGTGAAGAGCGGTATGGGTTATACTGGCTCAAAAGACTTAGCAACGTTACGTGAAGAAGCACAATTTACAAAAATGAGTGCAGCCGGCCTAGCAGAAAGCCACCCACATGATGTTCAAATTACTAAAGAATCACCAAACTACTCATTCTAA
- the pbuX gene encoding xanthine permease PbuX translates to MKRFLLSLQHLLAMYAGAILVPIIVGTSLKFTPEQIAFLVTVDIFMCGVATFLQVYRGIGIGLPVVLGCTFTAVAPMIMIGQSKGVDVLYGSLFVSGLLVIIIAPFFAYLVRLFPPVVTGSVVTIIGITLMPVAMNYIAGGQGAKDYGSPKHILLGFATLIIILVVQRFATGFIRSIAILLGLISGTVIASFLGLVDISQVGQAHWFELPRPFRFDGFAFDFGAIVVFFIVALISLIESTGVYHALSQITGRKLERKDFRKGYMAEGIAITLGAIFNAFPYTAYSQNVGLVSLSGAKKNDVIYGMVIMLIICGCIPKIGALANIIPLSVLGGAMLAMFGMVMAYGVRILGDINFKNQNNLLIIAISVGLGAGITAVPEAFKALGDQFTWLTQNGIVLGTISAIILNLFFNGLNYQQNEENVK, encoded by the coding sequence ATGAAACGATTTTTATTAAGTTTACAACACCTCCTTGCCATGTACGCTGGAGCGATTCTCGTTCCAATTATTGTAGGAACAAGTTTAAAATTCACCCCTGAACAAATTGCGTTTCTTGTTACCGTGGATATTTTTATGTGTGGGGTTGCGACATTTTTACAAGTCTATCGTGGCATCGGTATTGGACTGCCGGTAGTCTTGGGTTGTACATTTACCGCAGTAGCTCCAATGATTATGATAGGGCAGTCTAAAGGCGTAGATGTTTTATATGGTTCATTATTTGTATCTGGACTGCTTGTCATTATTATTGCACCATTTTTTGCGTATCTTGTGCGTCTTTTTCCACCTGTAGTAACAGGAAGCGTCGTAACGATTATTGGTATTACATTGATGCCAGTAGCGATGAACTATATCGCAGGAGGTCAAGGTGCAAAAGATTACGGTTCACCTAAACACATTTTACTTGGATTTGCGACGCTCATTATTATTTTAGTCGTACAAAGATTTGCGACAGGTTTTATTCGATCGATTGCGATTTTATTAGGACTTATTAGTGGTACGGTTATCGCAAGTTTCTTAGGACTAGTTGATATTTCTCAAGTAGGACAAGCACATTGGTTTGAGCTTCCACGACCATTCCGTTTTGATGGTTTTGCATTTGATTTTGGCGCAATTGTTGTCTTTTTCATTGTTGCACTTATCAGTTTAATCGAATCTACGGGTGTTTATCACGCATTAAGCCAAATTACTGGACGTAAACTTGAACGTAAAGATTTTAGAAAAGGGTATATGGCTGAAGGTATTGCGATTACGTTAGGTGCAATTTTTAACGCTTTTCCATATACGGCTTATTCACAAAACGTTGGATTAGTGTCTCTATCAGGCGCTAAGAAAAACGATGTTATTTACGGCATGGTTATTATGCTTATTATTTGTGGTTGTATTCCTAAAATTGGTGCGCTTGCTAACATCATACCGCTTTCTGTTTTAGGTGGTGCGATGCTTGCGATGTTTGGTATGGTTATGGCTTATGGTGTGCGCATTTTAGGAGATATTAATTTTAAAAATCAAAATAACTTATTAATTATCGCGATTTCAGTAGGTTTAGGTGCTGGTATCACAGCCGTACCTGAAGCTTTCAAAGCACTTGGTGATCAATTTACATGGTTAACACAAAATGGAATTGTTTTAGGGACAATTTCAGCTATTATATTGAATTTATTTTTTAATGGTCTAAACTATCAACAAAATGAAGAAAATGTGAAATAA
- the xpt gene encoding xanthine phosphoribosyltransferase codes for MERLKNKVIEDGVVIDEKILKVDSFLNHQIDAELMHDIGKVFHDQFAKEQVTKILTIEASGIAPAIMAALHFDVPCLFAKKAKPSTLNKGFYQTDVHSFTKNKTSTVIISEEFLSPDDRVLIIDDFLANGEAALGLHRLVEQANATTVGIGILVEKSFQQGRSRLEEAGLNVSSLCQIASLKGNKILLVGDQNA; via the coding sequence GTGGAAAGGTTAAAAAATAAAGTTATTGAAGATGGCGTTGTCATTGATGAAAAAATCTTAAAAGTAGACAGCTTTTTAAATCATCAAATTGATGCTGAACTCATGCATGACATTGGAAAAGTGTTCCACGACCAATTTGCCAAAGAACAAGTAACTAAGATTCTAACGATAGAAGCGTCTGGTATTGCACCAGCTATCATGGCGGCTTTACATTTTGATGTACCATGTTTATTTGCGAAAAAAGCAAAACCAAGTACATTGAATAAAGGTTTTTATCAAACAGATGTACATTCATTTACGAAAAACAAAACGAGTACAGTCATCATCTCAGAAGAATTTTTATCTCCTGACGATCGCGTACTTATCATCGATGACTTTTTAGCTAATGGAGAAGCAGCGTTAGGACTTCATCGCCTCGTAGAACAAGCTAATGCAACCACAGTAGGAATTGGTATATTAGTAGAAAAAAGCTTTCAACAAGGTCGTTCACGCTTAGAAGAAGCAGGTTTGAACGTGTCATCACTTTGCCAAATTGCCTCTTTAAAAGGTAATAAAATTTTATTAGTTGGAGATCAAAACGCATGA
- a CDS encoding general stress protein encodes MAEFKVARTEEDAVKAVDTYLRNGYQESEITVISKEKLKTDRFNDCEIQHKSTNGTVSDKFMRMFIGEDAEAAALSRFNFEETQAEDLKQDLNNHKILVIVQKDTLRHGEVAHNNAAYIDESTDTHKPSEHKGDIE; translated from the coding sequence ATGGCAGAATTTAAAGTAGCTCGCACAGAAGAAGATGCGGTCAAAGCAGTTGATACTTATTTAAGAAACGGTTATCAAGAATCTGAAATTACAGTCATTAGTAAAGAAAAGCTAAAAACAGATCGATTTAACGATTGCGAAATCCAACACAAATCTACCAATGGCACAGTTAGCGACAAATTTATGCGTATGTTTATTGGTGAAGATGCTGAAGCTGCAGCATTAAGTCGCTTTAATTTCGAAGAGACACAAGCAGAAGATTTAAAACAAGACTTAAATAACCATAAGATTTTAGTCATTGTTCAAAAAGATACTTTACGTCATGGAGAGGTAGCGCATAACAATGCTGCTTACATTGATGAGTCTACTGACACGCACAAACCTTCTGAACATAAGGGAGACATCGAGTGA